A stretch of the uncultured Trichococcus sp. genome encodes the following:
- the mnmE gene encoding tRNA uridine-5-carboxymethylaminomethyl(34) synthesis GTPase MnmE, producing MITNEFDTIAAISTPPGEGAIGIVRLSGDQAIQIADALYRAGTKHLTDVATHTINYGHLYDPRTGDMIDEVMVSVMHGPKTFTREDVVEINCHGGVVSVNRILQTILQNGARMAEPGEFTKRAFLNGRIDLSQAEAVMDLIRAKTDRAMNVALHQLDGKLSGMIRDIRQIILNTLAEVEVNIDYPEYDDVEEVTTKLLKERTIEVRGHIQHLLDTAKQGKILREGLQTAIIGRPNVGKSSLLNRLLREEKAIVTDIAGTTRDTIEEYVNVRGVPLKLIDTAGIRETEDVVEKIGVERSRKALAEADLILLLINQNEGLTEEDKQLLEDTKDMNRIILMNKMDLEAKMTTGELEPWSDPERIIETSMLSETGLEQLEKQITKMFFSGETGEKDATYVSNVRHIALLNDAMDSLDEVLSGIESGMPIDLVQIDFTRCWDLLGEITGDSVQDELLTQLFTQFCLGK from the coding sequence ATGATTACAAATGAATTTGATACCATCGCCGCCATTTCGACGCCGCCTGGAGAAGGGGCCATCGGAATTGTACGTTTGAGCGGCGATCAGGCAATCCAGATAGCCGATGCCTTATACCGAGCCGGGACGAAGCACTTGACTGACGTCGCCACACATACCATCAATTACGGTCACCTTTATGATCCGCGCACAGGCGATATGATCGACGAGGTCATGGTTTCCGTCATGCACGGACCGAAGACTTTCACCCGCGAAGATGTCGTGGAGATCAACTGCCACGGCGGTGTCGTGAGCGTCAACCGGATTCTGCAGACGATTCTCCAGAACGGTGCCCGCATGGCGGAGCCCGGGGAATTCACAAAGCGCGCCTTCCTGAACGGCCGGATTGATCTGTCGCAGGCCGAAGCGGTCATGGACTTGATCCGTGCCAAAACCGATCGCGCGATGAACGTGGCCCTGCATCAGTTGGACGGCAAATTATCCGGCATGATCCGGGATATCCGTCAGATCATCCTGAACACATTGGCTGAGGTCGAAGTGAACATCGACTACCCGGAATACGATGACGTCGAGGAAGTGACGACAAAGCTCTTGAAAGAACGCACCATTGAAGTGCGCGGACACATCCAGCATCTGTTGGATACCGCCAAGCAGGGAAAAATCCTGCGCGAAGGCCTTCAGACAGCCATCATCGGCCGCCCGAATGTAGGCAAATCCAGTCTGCTGAACCGCCTGTTGCGTGAAGAGAAAGCCATCGTGACGGATATCGCCGGCACAACCCGCGATACGATCGAGGAATACGTGAACGTCAGAGGCGTTCCATTGAAGCTGATCGATACAGCCGGTATCCGCGAAACGGAGGATGTCGTGGAAAAAATCGGAGTCGAACGCAGCCGGAAAGCCTTGGCCGAAGCCGATCTGATTCTGCTGCTGATCAACCAGAACGAAGGGCTGACGGAAGAAGACAAACAGCTTTTGGAAGACACAAAGGACATGAACCGCATCATCCTGATGAACAAAATGGATCTGGAAGCGAAGATGACGACCGGTGAGCTGGAACCTTGGAGCGATCCTGAAAGAATCATCGAAACATCAATGCTGAGCGAAACCGGACTGGAACAACTCGAGAAACAGATCACGAAGATGTTCTTCTCCGGGGAAACCGGCGAGAAGGATGCAACCTATGTATCCAACGTCCGCCATATCGCGCTCTTGAACGATGCGATGGATTCGCTGGATGAAGTGCTGAGCGGCATCGAATCGGGCATGCCGATCGACCTCGTCCAGATCGATTTCACCCGTTGCTGGGACCTACTTGGAGAAATCACCGGCGACAGCGTCCAGGACGAACTCCTCACCCAACTCTTCACACAATTCTGTCTGGGGAAATAA
- a CDS encoding zinc-binding dehydrogenase, protein MVKTLIHSGKVGLEGLKWEDRAEQPVGPSEIKIKVKVAGLNHRDLFALSQAHEKHPVVIGSDAAGIVAAVGAEVTRFKTGDEVMLYPGSGWRKNSDTAPETFTILGSSEQGAMVEEIVVSEENAVHKPAHLSWEEAGVLSLSALTAYRALFTKGGVAEGMKVLIPGIGGGVATYLLQFAKAAGATVYVTSRSKEKLAKALQYGADKGLLHDEDWVEAMGGGKVDVVIESVGAATFDKSLDAVRRGGTIVTFGSSTGDLVTFDLRKFFYGQYTLKGSTMGSFEEYEAMIHFVEEHDLHPVVDAVYPAEQFREAFQRLESAEQTGKIALQIG, encoded by the coding sequence ATGGTGAAAACATTGATTCACAGCGGAAAAGTTGGTTTGGAAGGTTTGAAATGGGAAGACCGTGCGGAACAACCGGTAGGGCCTTCCGAGATAAAAATCAAGGTCAAAGTGGCCGGATTGAATCATCGTGACCTTTTTGCCCTGAGCCAAGCGCATGAAAAGCATCCGGTGGTCATCGGATCGGATGCTGCCGGCATCGTTGCGGCTGTCGGAGCAGAAGTGACGCGTTTCAAAACCGGTGATGAAGTGATGCTTTATCCCGGTAGCGGTTGGCGCAAGAACAGCGACACGGCTCCGGAAACTTTCACGATTCTCGGTAGTTCGGAGCAGGGGGCGATGGTGGAGGAAATCGTTGTTTCCGAAGAGAATGCTGTCCATAAACCCGCCCACCTATCTTGGGAAGAAGCAGGCGTCCTGTCCCTGTCCGCTTTGACTGCTTACCGCGCCCTATTCACAAAAGGCGGCGTGGCGGAAGGCATGAAAGTCCTGATCCCAGGCATCGGCGGCGGAGTGGCCACCTACCTGCTGCAATTCGCCAAGGCCGCCGGAGCGACGGTATACGTCACATCGCGCTCGAAAGAAAAATTGGCGAAGGCGTTGCAGTACGGAGCCGATAAAGGCTTGCTGCACGATGAGGATTGGGTGGAAGCGATGGGCGGCGGAAAAGTGGATGTCGTAATCGAATCGGTCGGCGCAGCCACTTTCGACAAGTCGCTGGATGCGGTGCGCAGAGGCGGCACCATCGTGACTTTCGGCTCATCGACGGGCGATCTGGTCACCTTCGATCTGCGGAAATTCTTTTACGGACAGTACACGCTGAAAGGTTCGACGATGGGCAGCTTTGAAGAATATGAAGCGATGATCCATTTTGTTGAGGAGCATGATCTCCATCCCGTGGTCGATGCCGTTTATCCGGCAGAGCAGTTCAGGGAGGCTTTCCAGCGGTTGGAAAGTGCCGAACAGACAGGGAAAATCGCCCTGCAGATCGGCTGA
- the purD gene encoding phosphoribosylamine--glycine ligase, which translates to MKLLVIGSGGREHAIAKKLTQSPLVETVYCAKGNPGMAQDGITLVDIAENDHQGLVQFVKDNNIAWTFVGPEIPLFEGVTDAFEAAGLKVFGPSKKAADLECSKQFAKDLMKKYGIPTAAYETFEDYEAAVAYVEANGVPIVIKADGLAAGKGVVVAMTMTEALDALNDMLLQGKYAAGKPKVVIEEYLEGEEFSLFALANGAKYYYSGVAQDHKRAYDGDKGPNTGGMGAYSPVPQVSEAMIQEVLDTVVKPAVEAMVAEGIPFKGVVYAGLMITAKGLRVIEFNARFGDPETQVIMNQMASDLAQVIDDILNGKDPVIEMYTDRYTLGVVVAAEGYPEAPMKDIPLPDLDTENADCIVYAAGVKSGEQGLLSNGGRILLIAGQGETLQAAQDKAYRYLSANPIAHTFYRSDIGAKAIRFTEK; encoded by the coding sequence ATGAAACTTCTTGTAATCGGCAGTGGCGGACGCGAGCATGCCATCGCTAAAAAATTAACTCAAAGCCCGTTGGTGGAGACTGTTTACTGCGCCAAAGGCAACCCAGGGATGGCCCAAGACGGCATCACGTTAGTCGACATTGCGGAAAACGACCATCAAGGATTGGTTCAATTCGTCAAAGACAACAACATCGCTTGGACTTTCGTCGGACCGGAAATTCCTTTGTTTGAAGGGGTTACGGATGCATTTGAAGCGGCTGGCCTGAAAGTGTTCGGACCCAGCAAAAAAGCGGCCGACCTGGAATGCTCCAAGCAATTCGCAAAAGACCTGATGAAAAAATACGGCATCCCGACTGCAGCCTATGAGACATTCGAAGACTATGAGGCAGCTGTTGCTTATGTGGAAGCCAATGGTGTTCCGATCGTCATCAAGGCGGACGGTCTGGCGGCCGGCAAAGGCGTCGTTGTCGCGATGACGATGACGGAGGCTCTGGATGCACTGAACGACATGCTCCTGCAGGGCAAATATGCAGCGGGCAAGCCGAAGGTCGTCATTGAAGAGTACCTTGAAGGGGAAGAATTCTCGTTGTTCGCGCTGGCGAATGGTGCAAAGTATTACTATTCAGGCGTCGCACAAGACCACAAACGCGCCTATGATGGCGATAAAGGACCTAATACGGGCGGTATGGGCGCTTATTCCCCAGTACCGCAAGTATCCGAAGCTATGATTCAAGAAGTGCTGGATACGGTCGTAAAACCGGCTGTAGAGGCGATGGTGGCTGAGGGCATTCCGTTCAAGGGAGTCGTCTACGCCGGCTTGATGATCACCGCCAAAGGGTTGCGCGTCATCGAATTCAACGCCCGTTTCGGCGACCCGGAAACGCAGGTCATCATGAACCAGATGGCTTCCGACTTGGCACAAGTCATCGATGACATCCTGAACGGAAAAGATCCGGTCATCGAAATGTACACCGATCGTTACACTTTGGGTGTCGTTGTTGCCGCTGAAGGCTATCCGGAAGCGCCAATGAAAGATATCCCATTGCCTGATCTGGATACGGAAAATGCGGATTGCATCGTCTATGCAGCAGGCGTGAAGTCTGGCGAACAAGGACTATTGTCAAACGGCGGGCGCATCCTGTTGATCGCTGGCCAAGGCGAAACGCTCCAAGCCGCGCAAGACAAAGCTTACCGTTACCTGAGTGCAAATCCGATTGCGCACACGTTCTACCGTTCCGATATCGGAGCAAAAGCGATCCGTTTTACCGAAAAATAG
- the purH gene encoding bifunctional phosphoribosylaminoimidazolecarboxamide formyltransferase/IMP cyclohydrolase — MTRALISVSDKTGVVAFAQALAAKGIEIISTGGTKKALEEAGVPTISVEDVTGFPEMMDGRVKTLHPLIHGGLLGRRDLADHMQAMKEHNIAPIDFVVVNLYPFKETISKNDVTLADAIENIDIGGPSMLRSAAKNYASVTVLTDPSDYAKVLAELEAAGETTFETRQALAAKVFRHTASYDALIAQYLTNVVGETEPEKLTVTYDLKQSLRYGENGHQTATFYQEPLAVPFSIASAVQLHGKELSYNNIKDADAAIRIAREFDEPAVVAVKHMNPCGVGIADDIDAAFDRCYAADPVSIFGGIVVANRPLDVATAEKLNSMFLEIVLAPSYTEAALAILSKKKNVRIMTLDFSAAKAGGKEFVSVLGGMLEQTQDINTEDVPANWEVMTERQPTEDEMKAMDFAWKVVKHVKSNAIVLANSKQTVGIGAGQMNRVGSVKIAIEQAEAANAIEGAVLASDAFFPMNDSVEYAAKHGIKAIVQPGGSIKDQDSIEMANKYGITMLKTSVRHFRH; from the coding sequence GTGACAAGAGCATTGATCAGTGTTTCAGATAAAACAGGCGTAGTAGCATTTGCGCAGGCATTAGCAGCAAAAGGAATCGAAATCATCTCAACTGGCGGAACGAAGAAGGCTTTGGAAGAGGCCGGCGTACCGACGATTTCCGTAGAGGATGTAACCGGCTTTCCTGAAATGATGGACGGCCGCGTAAAAACATTGCACCCACTGATCCATGGCGGACTTTTGGGCAGACGTGATCTTGCGGACCATATGCAAGCTATGAAAGAGCACAATATTGCACCGATTGATTTCGTTGTCGTCAATCTTTACCCATTCAAAGAAACGATCAGCAAAAATGATGTGACTTTGGCGGATGCCATCGAAAACATCGACATTGGCGGCCCGAGCATGCTCCGCAGCGCGGCCAAGAACTACGCAAGCGTGACTGTCCTGACCGATCCGAGCGACTATGCAAAAGTCCTTGCCGAATTGGAAGCTGCCGGCGAAACGACTTTCGAGACGCGCCAAGCTTTGGCTGCAAAAGTATTCCGTCATACAGCCAGCTATGATGCTTTGATCGCACAATATTTGACCAATGTGGTCGGCGAAACCGAACCTGAAAAATTGACAGTGACTTATGATCTGAAACAGAGCCTGCGTTACGGAGAAAACGGCCACCAAACCGCGACGTTCTACCAAGAACCGCTGGCTGTGCCATTCTCGATCGCGAGCGCGGTCCAACTGCACGGAAAAGAATTATCCTACAACAACATCAAAGATGCTGATGCGGCCATCCGTATCGCCCGCGAATTCGACGAGCCCGCTGTGGTTGCCGTCAAGCATATGAATCCATGCGGCGTCGGTATCGCAGACGACATCGATGCAGCCTTCGATCGTTGTTATGCAGCTGATCCTGTATCCATCTTCGGCGGCATTGTGGTTGCGAACCGTCCTTTGGATGTGGCGACTGCCGAAAAACTGAACAGCATGTTCCTGGAAATCGTTTTGGCGCCAAGCTATACGGAAGCGGCTTTAGCCATTTTGTCCAAAAAGAAAAACGTCCGCATCATGACCTTGGATTTCTCGGCTGCAAAAGCAGGCGGAAAAGAATTCGTCTCCGTATTGGGCGGCATGCTGGAACAGACGCAGGACATCAACACAGAAGACGTACCGGCTAATTGGGAAGTCATGACCGAACGTCAACCGACTGAAGACGAAATGAAAGCAATGGATTTCGCCTGGAAAGTCGTTAAACACGTGAAGAGCAACGCCATCGTATTGGCAAACAGCAAACAGACAGTCGGCATCGGCGCAGGCCAGATGAACCGTGTCGGATCCGTAAAAATCGCCATCGAGCAAGCCGAAGCGGCCAACGCCATCGAAGGCGCTGTATTGGCGAGTGATGCTTTCTTCCCGATGAACGACAGCGTGGAGTATGCTGCCAAACACGGCATCAAAGCGATCGTCCAACCAGGCGGCAGCATCAAAGATCAAGATTCGATCGAAATGGCAAACAAATACGGCATCACCATGCTGAAAACAAGCGTAAGACACTTCAGACACTAA
- the purN gene encoding phosphoribosylglycinamide formyltransferase has product MRIAVFASGNGSNFQAIAEAIASGEVDATIAFLFCDKPKAYAIERAKQYNIPVISFTPKGFEDRVAYENEILKHLTEEKVDLVVLAGYMRIVGPTLLTAYADRIVNIHPSLLPDFPGRHGIQDAFEAGVPETGVTVHFVDEGVDTGPIIAQEKVTILPEDTLETLETRIHQVEHRIFPQVIQQLAQKNIG; this is encoded by the coding sequence ATGAGGATAGCTGTCTTTGCTTCAGGAAACGGCTCGAATTTCCAAGCCATAGCCGAAGCCATCGCATCAGGCGAAGTGGATGCGACGATCGCTTTCCTGTTCTGCGACAAGCCGAAAGCCTATGCAATCGAGCGCGCCAAACAATACAATATCCCGGTGATTTCCTTTACGCCGAAAGGCTTCGAGGATCGGGTCGCCTACGAAAATGAAATTTTGAAGCATCTGACAGAAGAAAAGGTCGACTTGGTTGTCTTGGCCGGCTATATGCGGATCGTCGGACCGACTTTATTGACGGCCTATGCCGACCGCATCGTCAACATCCATCCGTCCCTGCTGCCGGATTTCCCGGGTCGGCATGGCATCCAGGACGCCTTCGAAGCAGGCGTTCCGGAGACCGGTGTCACCGTCCATTTCGTTGATGAAGGGGTCGATACCGGCCCGATCATCGCCCAAGAAAAAGTGACGATCCTTCCGGAGGATACGCTGGAGACTTTGGAGACCCGGATCCACCAAGTGGAACACCGGATTTTTCCGCAAGTGATCCAGCAACTGGCACAAAAGAATATAGGCTAA
- the purM gene encoding phosphoribosylformylglycinamidine cyclo-ligase, protein MENAYAKAGVDVTAGYETVSRIKKHIDRTKRPGVFGEVGGFGGNFDLSELNYKKPVLVSGTDGVGTKLMLAIEAGKFDTIGIDCVAMCVNDVVAQGAEPLYFLDYVAVGKNRPEKLEQIVAGVAEGCVQAGAALIGGETAEMPDMYDPEDFDLAGFTVGIAEKDALLTPALIKEGDVLVGLPSSGIHSNGYSLVRKIFFKDNDYKLVDKVEGIEDQELGDVLLTPTRIYVNALLPLIKKQLLHGVAHITGGGFVENVPRMLPDNVQAEIQLGSWPVLPIFQVMEKIGNIPALEMYEIFNMGIGMVLAVAPENLTEVLGVLTENDEKAYVIGSVAAKTSEKEVILKEAQA, encoded by the coding sequence AAACAGTCAGTCGCATCAAGAAACACATCGACCGCACAAAACGTCCAGGCGTTTTTGGCGAAGTCGGCGGATTCGGCGGAAACTTTGACCTTTCGGAATTGAACTATAAAAAACCTGTGCTTGTATCGGGGACGGACGGTGTCGGCACGAAGCTGATGCTGGCCATCGAAGCCGGAAAATTCGATACGATCGGGATCGATTGTGTCGCGATGTGCGTCAACGATGTCGTAGCGCAAGGCGCGGAACCTCTTTATTTCTTGGATTATGTAGCTGTCGGCAAAAACCGTCCGGAAAAACTGGAGCAGATCGTCGCTGGCGTAGCTGAAGGCTGCGTCCAGGCCGGGGCTGCCCTGATCGGCGGAGAAACAGCGGAAATGCCCGATATGTACGATCCGGAAGATTTCGATCTGGCCGGATTTACGGTAGGGATTGCGGAAAAAGATGCCTTGTTGACACCTGCCTTGATCAAAGAAGGCGATGTCTTGGTTGGTCTGCCTTCATCAGGCATCCATTCGAACGGGTACTCCTTGGTGCGCAAAATCTTCTTCAAGGACAATGACTACAAATTGGTCGATAAAGTGGAAGGCATCGAAGACCAAGAATTGGGCGATGTTCTGTTGACGCCTACAAGAATCTACGTGAATGCTTTGTTGCCGTTGATCAAAAAACAGCTGCTGCATGGAGTAGCTCATATCACAGGCGGCGGTTTCGTCGAAAACGTGCCGCGCATGCTTCCCGATAACGTCCAAGCGGAAATCCAATTAGGCAGCTGGCCTGTCTTGCCGATCTTCCAAGTGATGGAAAAAATCGGCAACATTCCGGCTCTTGAAATGTACGAAATCTTCAACATGGGAATCGGCATGGTGTTGGCGGTCGCTCCCGAAAACTTGACGGAAGTGCTGGGTGTTCTGACTGAGAACGATGAAAAAGCCTATGTGATCGGATCCGTGGCTGCAAAAACATCAGAAAAAGAGGTTATCCTGAAAGAGGCTCAAGCATGA